A window of Corallococcus macrosporus DSM 14697 contains these coding sequences:
- a CDS encoding GlsB/YeaQ/YmgE family stress response membrane protein has product MGICTWLVLGGIAGWLASIIKGTNARMGMFANIATGIVGAMIGGWIFSMMGGTGVTGFNLWSLLVATVGSVILISVVQAIRK; this is encoded by the coding sequence ATGGGAATCTGTACGTGGCTGGTGCTGGGTGGCATCGCGGGGTGGCTGGCCAGCATCATCAAGGGCACCAACGCCCGCATGGGCATGTTCGCCAACATCGCCACCGGCATCGTCGGGGCCATGATTGGTGGCTGGATTTTCAGCATGATGGGCGGCACCGGCGTGACGGGCTTCAACCTCTGGTCGCTGCTGGTGGCGACGGTGGGCTCCGTCATCCTCATCTCCGTCGTCCAAGCCATCCGGAAATGA
- a CDS encoding PA0069 family radical SAM protein, giving the protein MKARPIDNPPNPWASTAVEYLDEIPPSKLEVFEDHSRQVLSHNDSPDVGFNWSVNPYRGCLHACAYCYARPTHQYLDLGAGTDFETKLVVKPRAPELLREAFEKPSWKGETVVFSGVTDCYQPLEASLRLTRGCLEVCAAYRNPVGIITKGVLIERDLDVLQRLARDARLWVSISLPFHNAELARAMEPYAASPMRRLLTIRRLTEAGIDVAVSVAPIIPGLNDEDIHRVLAAAREAGATRAHHTLVRLPGPVKDVFAERLRAKLPLRAERVLHRIRETRGGELNDSRFKHRMRGDGLYAETIHRLFQTAARKVGLRGSYITEDAPDTFRRPEREPPPTPQLSLF; this is encoded by the coding sequence ATGAAGGCGCGCCCCATCGACAATCCGCCCAACCCGTGGGCGAGCACCGCGGTGGAGTACCTGGACGAAATCCCGCCGTCCAAGCTGGAGGTCTTCGAGGACCACAGCCGGCAGGTGCTGTCCCACAACGACAGCCCGGACGTGGGCTTCAATTGGAGCGTCAACCCGTACCGCGGCTGTCTCCACGCCTGCGCGTACTGCTACGCGCGGCCCACGCACCAGTACCTGGACCTGGGGGCGGGCACCGACTTCGAAACGAAGCTGGTGGTGAAGCCCCGGGCGCCGGAGCTGCTCCGCGAGGCCTTCGAGAAGCCCTCCTGGAAGGGTGAAACCGTCGTCTTCAGCGGCGTCACCGACTGCTACCAGCCGCTGGAGGCCTCTCTGCGCCTGACGCGGGGCTGTCTGGAGGTCTGCGCGGCGTACCGCAACCCGGTGGGCATCATCACCAAGGGCGTGCTCATCGAGCGGGACCTGGACGTCCTCCAGCGGCTGGCGCGGGACGCGCGCCTGTGGGTCAGCATCAGCCTCCCCTTCCACAACGCGGAGCTGGCCCGGGCCATGGAGCCGTATGCCGCGTCCCCCATGCGCCGGCTGCTGACCATCCGCCGGCTCACCGAGGCGGGCATCGACGTGGCCGTCTCCGTGGCGCCCATCATCCCGGGCCTCAATGACGAGGACATCCACCGGGTGCTGGCCGCGGCGCGCGAGGCCGGCGCCACCCGCGCGCACCACACGCTGGTGCGGCTGCCCGGCCCGGTGAAGGACGTCTTCGCGGAGCGGCTGCGCGCGAAGCTGCCCCTGCGCGCGGAGCGGGTGCTCCACCGCATCCGCGAGACGCGCGGCGGGGAGCTCAACGACAGCCGCTTCAAGCACCGCATGCGCGGCGACGGCCTCTACGCGGAGACCATCCACCGCCTCTTCCAGACGGCGGCGCGCAAGGTGGGCCTCCGCGGCTCGTACATCACCGAAGACGCCCCGGACACCTTCCGGCGTCCGGAGCGCGAGCCGCCGCCCACGCCGCAGCTCAGCCTCTTCTGA